The following coding sequences lie in one Acidobacteriota bacterium genomic window:
- a CDS encoding HlyD family efflux transporter periplasmic adaptor subunit, which produces MRRLLILAVVVAMTSLPTLASDLLVLSGSLRAVEAERFSIPVTSNWQVTIKWLIPEGEFVEEGDSIARLDPAGVEENLRQIEDQLIGKFHERANAKADARLTRMDLELALKRAEVEYKKARIDADIPQDVLKGIDYRKRQLDMATRQRGLEDAQMTLLTHDATTRSRKATVDIEVSELEQRRSRLADELDALDLRATRAGLVVHEVHPWFGRKIVEGDRLQATFPVARIPNLDTLEVEAWAGESEVLRIQEGQPVALTLDAYPQHPLSGTVSYVASAGEQRVSWGRASYFRVRIAMDDASADYMRPGMSVRCEIGETRTIDVAGNRPEVTP; this is translated from the coding sequence GTGCGTAGGCTCTTGATCCTTGCGGTCGTCGTCGCGATGACCTCGCTGCCGACCCTTGCGTCGGACCTCCTGGTGCTCTCCGGCTCCCTACGAGCCGTCGAGGCAGAACGGTTCTCCATCCCCGTCACCTCCAACTGGCAGGTGACGATCAAGTGGTTGATTCCCGAAGGCGAGTTTGTCGAGGAGGGCGACTCCATCGCACGTCTCGACCCTGCCGGTGTCGAGGAGAACCTGCGACAGATCGAGGATCAGCTGATCGGAAAATTTCACGAGCGGGCCAACGCCAAGGCCGATGCGCGTCTGACAAGGATGGATCTGGAACTGGCGCTCAAGCGTGCCGAGGTCGAGTACAAGAAGGCACGGATCGATGCCGATATTCCGCAGGATGTGCTGAAGGGTATCGACTACCGCAAACGTCAGCTGGACATGGCGACTCGGCAGAGGGGCCTCGAGGATGCGCAGATGACGCTCTTGACCCACGATGCCACCACACGCTCGCGAAAAGCCACGGTCGATATTGAGGTCTCGGAACTTGAACAACGACGGTCGCGTCTCGCCGATGAGTTGGACGCCCTGGATCTTCGCGCCACCCGCGCCGGGCTGGTCGTCCACGAGGTGCATCCCTGGTTCGGGCGGAAGATCGTCGAGGGGGATCGTCTGCAAGCCACGTTCCCCGTGGCGCGGATCCCGAATCTCGACACCCTCGAGGTCGAGGCGTGGGCCGGCGAGTCGGAAGTCCTGCGAATCCAGGAGGGCCAACCGGTTGCCCTGACCCTTGACGCCTATCCGCAACATCCGTTGAGCGGCACGGTCAGCTACGTCGCCTCCGCCGGCGAACAGCGTGTCAGTTGGGGACGGGCGTCCTATTTTCGCGTGCGTATCGCGATGGACGATGCGTCCGCCGACTACATGCGACCGGGGATGTCGGTACGTTGTGAGATCGGAGAGACGCGAACCATCGACGTGGCCGGCAACCGACCAGAGGTGACACCATGA
- a CDS encoding efflux RND transporter periplasmic adaptor subunit — MKWRWLILVVIAAIGVVAVTSGAGIFQNKTRHWLEIAEEPFVRRIDASGELRSSNNAMVGCPTITSEWNFTLTWLADEGTQVQPGQPVARFDGQRLQDRLQIAQTRLETSRTELERTRITQQSKLEQLILEQAEARARFSQLEQKLAVPKTMQAASELEKILLDREFGELELELIAKRIETQRDNRKATIGSAEYRVSEYTREIEQLQSDIEALSVVASRAGFVVHAASWNGEKPKVGETVWSGRSIIEIADLSQMEVLAEVAERDARHVQIGQSVEVRLDASPDRVFTGRISSLGRLFRTKSPTIPTMIFDATIQIDEADADLMRPGMAAGVEILAPGAETTIHVPESSIRIVDNRPTLRIRRNGTTKDVAVVLGPRWQGRVIVEQGVQAGDEVEVPTDAS; from the coding sequence ATGAAGTGGCGCTGGTTGATCCTTGTGGTGATCGCCGCGATCGGTGTCGTGGCCGTCACCAGCGGCGCCGGGATCTTTCAGAACAAGACCCGCCATTGGCTCGAGATCGCCGAGGAACCGTTTGTCCGACGGATCGATGCGTCGGGCGAATTGCGCTCGTCCAATAACGCCATGGTCGGTTGCCCCACCATCACCAGCGAGTGGAACTTCACGCTGACCTGGCTGGCCGACGAGGGAACCCAGGTCCAACCGGGCCAACCCGTCGCTCGGTTCGACGGCCAGCGTCTTCAGGATCGACTACAGATCGCGCAGACTCGACTTGAGACATCGCGCACCGAGTTGGAACGAACGCGCATCACCCAGCAATCCAAGCTGGAACAGTTGATCCTGGAACAGGCCGAGGCCAGGGCACGCTTCTCACAGTTGGAGCAGAAGCTTGCGGTGCCGAAGACGATGCAGGCGGCATCGGAGCTAGAAAAAATCCTGCTGGATCGCGAATTCGGCGAACTGGAGTTGGAGCTGATCGCCAAGCGCATCGAGACGCAACGGGATAACCGGAAGGCGACCATCGGCTCCGCCGAGTATCGCGTCTCCGAGTACACCCGCGAGATCGAGCAACTCCAGTCGGATATCGAGGCCCTGAGTGTCGTCGCCTCCCGTGCCGGGTTCGTGGTCCACGCCGCAAGCTGGAATGGCGAGAAGCCGAAGGTCGGCGAGACCGTCTGGTCCGGTCGATCGATCATCGAGATTGCCGACCTCTCCCAGATGGAGGTCCTGGCCGAGGTCGCAGAACGAGACGCCCGTCATGTGCAGATAGGACAATCGGTCGAGGTCCGCCTGGATGCCTCGCCCGACCGGGTGTTTACCGGTCGGATCAGCAGCCTCGGTCGCCTGTTCCGAACCAAGTCCCCCACCATCCCGACGATGATCTTCGATGCGACGATCCAGATCGACGAGGCAGACGCGGACCTGATGCGTCCCGGCATGGCGGCCGGTGTCGAGATCCTGGCGCCGGGGGCCGAGACGACGATCCATGTTCCGGAGTCGTCGATACGCATCGTCGACAATCGGCCAACGTTGCGTATCCGGCGCAACGGCACGACGAAAGATGTCGCGGTCGTACTTGGACCTCGTTGGCAAGGTCGGGTGATCGTCGAACAAGGCGTGCAGGCCGGCGACGAGGTGGAGGTGCCTACCGATGCGTCGTAG
- a CDS encoding efflux RND transporter periplasmic adaptor subunit, with product MRRSASIGMLLLGLLFAGCGEDQISVPLVTVQSQPFDVVIKAEGELSAARSTPVEIPTLLRGIQRIAWVVPDGSNVAEGELVARLDADRIDEQLTTFRNRLSRLDFQLEAKKQEIAKELRMVEGQLTLLAQERNDAVTSAPKDERIFSRQKIIDARINIELIDTKIQHYESQLARTREREKTELEILRLERQTQDVRIGQFESQKQQLEILAPHAGFFLAGQTWQGEKIRVGMELWSGQSLGELPDLDEMEAKVQVLESEAAGLEEGLSVTVQMEAHPEVQIEGTVKTVAPVANAIENESPVKYFEVVLTLNETDTVTMKPSSQVRASIRVASEETAVSVPNQAIFVEEGQPWVFVADGSKFERRAVELGMRSVSRTVIVGGLKDGDRIALVDPEGDGSEAG from the coding sequence ATGCGTCGTAGCGCTTCAATCGGCATGCTCCTGCTGGGACTACTCTTCGCCGGTTGCGGTGAGGATCAAATCTCCGTGCCGCTGGTAACGGTGCAATCCCAACCCTTCGATGTTGTCATCAAGGCCGAGGGGGAACTCTCGGCGGCCCGCTCCACGCCGGTGGAGATACCGACGTTGCTTCGTGGCATCCAGCGGATCGCCTGGGTCGTCCCCGACGGAAGCAACGTGGCCGAGGGCGAACTGGTCGCCCGTCTCGACGCCGACCGGATCGACGAACAGCTGACGACGTTTCGCAATCGACTGAGTCGATTGGACTTTCAGCTGGAGGCGAAGAAGCAGGAGATCGCCAAGGAGTTGAGGATGGTCGAGGGTCAGCTCACGCTGCTGGCCCAGGAACGAAACGACGCCGTGACAAGCGCACCGAAAGACGAACGGATCTTCTCGCGACAGAAGATCATCGACGCCCGCATCAATATCGAGTTGATCGACACCAAGATCCAGCATTACGAGTCGCAGTTGGCCCGCACGAGAGAGCGCGAAAAGACGGAGCTCGAGATCCTACGACTGGAACGACAGACCCAGGATGTCCGTATCGGCCAGTTCGAGAGTCAGAAACAACAGCTCGAGATCCTCGCTCCCCATGCCGGCTTCTTCCTGGCCGGACAGACATGGCAAGGCGAGAAGATCCGTGTCGGCATGGAACTCTGGAGTGGACAGTCTCTCGGCGAACTGCCGGACCTGGACGAAATGGAAGCCAAGGTCCAGGTGCTGGAATCGGAAGCGGCAGGTCTCGAGGAAGGGCTGTCGGTGACGGTCCAGATGGAAGCCCACCCGGAGGTTCAGATCGAGGGAACGGTGAAGACCGTCGCCCCGGTGGCCAATGCCATCGAGAACGAGAGCCCCGTCAAGTACTTCGAGGTCGTGTTGACCCTCAACGAGACCGACACGGTAACGATGAAGCCGTCCAGTCAGGTCCGCGCATCGATCCGGGTGGCCAGCGAGGAGACCGCCGTTTCTGTTCCGAACCAGGCGATCTTCGTCGAGGAGGGTCAACCCTGGGTCTTCGTCGCCGACGGTAGCAAGTTTGAGCGACGGGCGGTCGAACTTGGGATGCGCAGTGTCAGCCGGACCGTGATTGTCGGCGGACTGAAAGACGGGGATCGTATCGCGCTTGTTGACCCCGAGGGCGACGGGTCGGAGGCCGGCTGA